A genomic window from Pecten maximus chromosome 4, xPecMax1.1, whole genome shotgun sequence includes:
- the LOC117325353 gene encoding sushi, von Willebrand factor type A, EGF and pentraxin domain-containing protein 1-like yields the protein MNLRILFIFCVCCGSGKSQNECADPVSSDPHLMLDTRTYDNIVVFTCDVGYRLSSPYYFAQCKNGVWDQITPSCEAIECPVNRELLLYPKATTFYYGDTVSFSCPMEYEMKGPSILTCGADSSWGQDLPECVAKECKLKRNGRDYTGHMNVTSSGRVCQRWASQFPHIHGYHKLADQANYCRNPNHNIVGPWCYTTDPELQWEVCDVPLCVCDLPTDYDSHLVVENKNYYYGDNAYFSCVIGYERMGTQSLRCQSDGSWLGTFPTCQAIVCPIPSNIDKNLLYQVRTYHYNDILQLSCVKGFTLSGSSSLTCLSKKRWSDSFPTCSAVQCGISGHHPKLRYQYKTYHFPDEVHFSCLVGFDMVGQGILVCTADGSWSMPYPTCNPVTCPSPGEEHHLLFIEKTYEYGDNISLTCQYGYTMDGPSSLMCRTDGRWDAELPTCQAMHCPTPVTTDEHLSLTDKTYRYTDELHVSCDPGYYVDGQTSVLCQANGTWSGELPACRLQMKCPTFTMSNDVTLTNTSSEATYQYGTKLGFTCTPDYVMIGPTSITCQEDGTWSSLPPQCVKSALRQADMESSGLMGGLIAAFVFITALVIIALLIAHKRKNRKKQHSVKHLVRKESSFKATYGEMDSEVSDDFDSFSDSFEYIAGPDTDVQPKDVSNPYYEFTPLSNVPEGTIAVDNLQEFVNKDLKTEGYVTTTFAKFKEGLQEPVAEANLPENKIKNRYKHVFPYDTTRVCLEKDAGDTSDYINASYINGFEKIHQYVAAQGPMKTTVNDFWKMVWHLGSTKIVMLTNLIESGKTKCQQYWPKRGSEQFSSITVTLESEEDLGTFVIRQLKVQKGTLNRCVTQFHYTDWPDQKAPPSAASLVQFYRKVESLGQQYDVPVIVHCRNSSCLYTRL from the exons ATGAATCTTCGGATCCTCTTCATTTTCTGTGTCTGTTGTGGTTCCGGCAAATCTCAGAACG AGTGTGCGGACCCAGTGTCTTCTGACCCCCATCTTATGCTGGACACCAGAACGTATGACAACATCGTTGTATTCACGTGTGACGTAGGGTACAGGCTATCGTCCCCGTACTATTTCGCCCAATGTAAGAACGGTGTGTGGGATCAAATCACCCCAAGTTGTGAAG CGATAGAATGCCCAGTGAATAGGGAGTTACTGTTGTACCCTAAAGCTACAACATTCTACTATGGGGATACCGTGTCTTTTTCATGTCCTATGGAATATGAGATGAAGGGCCCGTCCATCCTTACATGCGGGGCGGATTCTTCGTGGGGCCAGGATTTACCGGAATGTGTAG CAAAAGAATGCAAGTTAAAACGAAACGGTCGAGACTACACCGGACACATGAACGTGACATCCTCTGGGCGAGTCTGTCAAAGATGGGCATCCCAGTTTCCTCACATACACGGGTACCATAAACTAGCAGACCAGGCCAACTACTGTCGGAACCCGAACCATAACATTGTAGGACCCTGGTGTTACACCACAGACCCCGAGCTACAGTGGGAGGTGTGTGACGTGCCACTCTGCG TTTGTGACCTGCCGACGGACTATGACAGTCACTTAGTTGTGGAGAACAAGAATTACTACTATGGTGACAACGCCTACTTCTCATGTGTAATTGGGTACGAACGGATGGGTACACAGAGTTTGCGATGCCAGTCGGATGGATCCTGGTTAGGAACATTCCCTACCTGTCAAG CCATCGTTTGTCCGATCCCATCGAATATTGACAAGAACCTGCTGTACCAGGTCCGTACATATCATTACAACGACATTCTACAGCTATCATGCGTAAAAGGCTTCACTTTGAGCGGAAGTTCAAGTCTAACTTGCCTGAGTAAGAAAAGATGGAGCGACAGTTTTCCAACGTGTTCAG CGGTACAGTGTGGAATCTCTGGTCACCACCCGAAATTACGGTATCAATACAAGACTTACCATTTCCCAGATGAAGTGCATTTCTCGTGCCTGGTGGGCTTCGATATGGTCGGCCAGGGGATCCTCGTTTGTACTGCAGATGGATCATGGAGTATGCCTTATCCAACTTGTAATC CTGTCACTTGTCCGTCCCCGGGAGAGGAGCATCACCTGTTGTTTATTGAAAAGACGTATGAGTATGGAGACAACATCTCTCTCACATGCCAATATGGGTACACGATGGATGGACCTTCCTCCCTGATGTGTAGAACGGACGGGCGCTGGGATGCGGAGCTCCCTACATGCCAAG CGATGCATTGTCCCACACCAGTTACTACGGACGAACACTTGTCACTGACAGACAAGACATACCGGTATACGGACGAACTGCACGTCTCATGTGATCCGGGGTATTACGTGGACGGGCAAACCTCAGTGTTGTGTCAGGCAAATGGGACCTGGAGCGGAGAACTTCCTGCCTGTCGCC TTCAAATGAAGTGTCCCACATTCACCATGTCCAACGACGTGACACTAACAAACACATCAAGTGAGGCAACATACCAATACGGAACAAAATTGGGGTTCACCTGCACTCCTGATTATGTGATGATTGGACCCACATCTATCACCTGTCAGGAAGACGGCACGTGGAGCTCCCTTCCCCCTCAATGCGTCAAATCAG CACTGCGGCAAGCGGACATGGAGTCGTCTGGTCTAATGGGTGGCCTGATCGCAGCCTTCGTATTTATTACGGCCCTAGTAATTATCGCCCTACTGATCGCACACAAAAG AAAGAACAGAAAAAAGCAGCATAGTGTTAAACATTTGGTACGAAAGGAATCCTCTTTTAAAGCGACTTATGGAGAAATGGATTCTGAAGTTTCAG ACGACTTCGATTCGTTCAGCGATAGTTTTGAGTACATAGCAGGCCCGGATACAGACGTGCAGCCTAAGGATGTGTCGAATCCGTATTACGAGTTCACTCCCCTGTCTAATGTTCCTGAAGGAACAATAGCTGTCGACAATCTTCAAGAATTTGTTAACAAGGATTTGAAAACTGAAGGTTACGTCACCACAACATTCGCC AAATTTAAAGAGGGTTTACAAGAACCAGTCGCCGAGGCCAACCTGCCAgagaataaaattaaaaatagataCAAACACGTGTTCCCAT ATGACACAACCCGCGTTTGTCTCGAGAAAGATGCTGGCGATACATCTGACTACATTAATGCcagttatataaat GGGTTCGAGAAAATCCATCAGTACGTGGCTGCTCAAG GACCAATGAAAACAACAGTGAACGACTTTTGGAAGATGGTATGGCATCTTGGCAGTACGAAGATCGTAATGTTAACAAATCTGATAGAGAGCGGAAAG ACAAAATGCCAGCAGTATTGGCCAAAGCGTGGAAGCGAACAATTTAGCTCAATAACAGTGACTTTGGAAAGCGAAGAAGATCTTGGAACGTTCGTCATTAGACAACTTAAAGTACAAAAA GGCACATTAAACAGATGCGTGACCCAGTTTCACTATACTGACTGGCCAGATCAGAAAGCGCCACCTAGTGCTGCGTCCCTTGTACAGTTCTACCGTAAAGTAGAGTCACTAGGGCAGCAATATGATGTTCCTGTCATAGTCCATTGTAG AAACAGTTCGTGTTTATACACGAGGCTCTAG